From the genome of Candidatus Electrothrix communis, one region includes:
- a CDS encoding class II fructose-bisphosphate aldolase → MSYTADFEKALEIGRPPNIKALFPNSKALLVSGKVIDRALLAKGKAMTMAANGRNHLVIRGALMAAQRAQAALIIEIARSEGGASSYCPTNYWNMARQVDALCNELAITVPVAIHADHYGIKSADDLPFARTEIPSLFDAGITSIAIDASHMLDDDNLLASIDLNNFIPSWAGYETEVGEIKGTQGLSSADEALFLVKGLNAHDIFPDWIALNNGTTHGIEASGQGIQVELTAEIHEALKDYGVSGAQHGTSGNSSDRLRAITAETRTTKANVATALQMISWGVEVNDYGNAILDGDGEFVKVVGQGLSEELWQEMKDYAKSQSWAKGNYKQLNAVFENKIMGQPKEIRERMARRVDNFVYTMLTEVFNAGGTARYAVEAILEAGSYDLGPKTGRLESPENWTEEKIRARAAELDTDKGPEGDFDD, encoded by the coding sequence ATGTCCTACACAGCAGATTTTGAAAAGGCTCTTGAAATAGGCCGTCCACCCAACATTAAGGCCCTGTTTCCTAACTCCAAGGCACTGCTGGTCAGCGGCAAAGTGATTGACCGTGCCCTGCTGGCAAAAGGCAAGGCTATGACCATGGCCGCTAACGGCCGTAACCATCTGGTCATACGCGGCGCGTTAATGGCTGCTCAGCGTGCCCAGGCTGCTCTGATTATCGAAATCGCTCGTTCCGAGGGCGGCGCTTCATCCTATTGTCCGACGAACTACTGGAATATGGCCCGCCAGGTCGATGCCCTCTGTAACGAGCTGGCCATTACCGTGCCGGTAGCAATCCATGCGGATCATTACGGGATCAAATCAGCTGATGATCTGCCCTTTGCCCGCACCGAGATCCCCTCGCTTTTTGATGCCGGGATCACCTCCATAGCCATTGATGCCTCGCACATGTTGGATGATGACAACCTGCTGGCGAGCATTGACCTGAACAATTTTATTCCCTCTTGGGCTGGCTATGAAACCGAGGTCGGAGAGATCAAAGGAACCCAAGGGCTGTCTTCGGCAGACGAGGCCCTGTTCTTGGTCAAAGGACTCAATGCCCATGATATTTTTCCTGATTGGATCGCGTTGAACAACGGGACCACCCACGGCATCGAAGCCTCCGGCCAAGGAATCCAAGTCGAGCTCACTGCGGAAATCCATGAGGCCTTAAAAGACTACGGTGTATCCGGTGCCCAGCACGGGACTTCGGGCAATAGCTCGGACCGGTTGCGGGCTATTACGGCAGAGACGAGAACCACCAAGGCCAATGTCGCCACAGCTCTTCAGATGATTTCCTGGGGTGTTGAAGTGAATGACTACGGCAACGCTATCCTTGATGGAGACGGTGAGTTTGTCAAGGTAGTCGGTCAAGGACTCAGCGAAGAGCTGTGGCAGGAGATGAAGGACTACGCCAAGTCTCAAAGCTGGGCCAAGGGCAATTATAAACAACTGAATGCGGTCTTTGAAAATAAGATCATGGGCCAGCCTAAGGAAATTCGCGAGCGCATGGCCCGGCGGGTTGACAACTTTGTCTACACCATGCTCACCGAGGTCTTCAACGCAGGCGGGACAGCCCGCTATGCCGTAGAGGCCATCTTAGAAGCTGGCTCCTACGATCTCGGTCCAAAAACCGGACGGCTTGAGTCTCCTGAAAATTGGACAGAAGAAAAAATTCGTGCCCGTGCTGCTGAGCTGGATACCGACAAAGGGCCAGAAGGCGATTTTGATGATTGA
- a CDS encoding NAD-dependent epimerase has product MQKILVTGAAGFIGHNLSKRLLESGRTVVGLDNLNDYYDPELKKARLAQLLEFEHFSHANFNMADRDLMEKLFAEEQFDGVVNLAAQAGVRYSLINPHSYVDTNLVGFVNVLEGCRHNKVKHLLYASSSSVYGANTSMPFSVHDNVDHPVSLYAASKKANELMAHSYSHLYGLPCTGLRFFTVYGPWGRPDMALFLFTKAILEDRPIDIFNNGEMERDFTYIDDIVEGVFRLLDHVPVPNPSWSGDKPDSATSYCPWRLYNIGNNSKQQLMHYIKVLEKCLGKTAKKNFMPMQPGDVPATYANVDDLVREIDFKPQTTIEEGISKFVEWYREYYTM; this is encoded by the coding sequence ATGCAAAAAATATTAGTTACCGGCGCGGCCGGTTTTATCGGCCATAATCTCTCCAAGCGTCTGCTTGAGAGCGGTCGCACGGTGGTTGGCCTGGATAATCTCAATGATTATTATGATCCTGAGCTGAAAAAGGCCCGTTTGGCCCAATTACTTGAGTTTGAGCACTTTAGCCATGCGAATTTCAACATGGCGGACCGAGATCTGATGGAAAAACTCTTTGCCGAGGAGCAGTTCGACGGGGTGGTTAACCTAGCAGCCCAGGCAGGAGTACGGTACTCTCTAATCAATCCCCATTCTTACGTGGACACTAATCTGGTCGGGTTTGTCAATGTGCTGGAAGGATGTCGTCATAATAAGGTCAAACACCTCCTTTATGCCTCATCCAGCTCCGTTTACGGGGCCAACACCTCCATGCCCTTTTCCGTGCACGATAATGTAGACCATCCGGTCTCTCTCTATGCCGCGTCTAAAAAAGCCAACGAGCTCATGGCCCATAGTTACAGCCATCTCTACGGGCTCCCCTGTACAGGCTTACGCTTTTTCACGGTGTATGGTCCTTGGGGACGACCGGATATGGCTCTCTTTCTTTTTACCAAGGCTATCCTGGAAGATAGACCCATTGATATCTTTAACAACGGCGAAATGGAACGCGATTTCACCTATATTGATGATATCGTTGAAGGGGTCTTCCGTCTACTTGATCATGTGCCGGTCCCCAATCCGAGCTGGAGTGGGGACAAGCCGGATTCAGCCACAAGTTACTGTCCGTGGCGACTCTACAATATCGGCAATAATTCCAAGCAACAGCTGATGCATTATATTAAGGTCTTGGAAAAATGCCTTGGCAAAACAGCAAAAAAGAACTTCATGCCCATGCAGCCTGGTGATGTTCCGGCAACCTATGCCAATGTGGATGATCTGGTTCGGGAGATCGACTTTAAACCGCAGACCACTATTGAGGAAGGAATCAGTAAGTTTGTGGAGTGGTATCGAGAGTATTATACAATGTAG
- a CDS encoding UPF0280 family protein — MAAAKNKSPLSYQERTYRAIENSGLVSSIVKIAETDLHILASQPVEDQALLAVSGVRGIIEGYIKSHPAFLQSLEPLPMDKRAAGVIQEMLDAGAATGVGPMAAVAGIVAEQVGKSLLAQGLAEVIVENGGDLFVARSQESTIAVYAGESPLSGKLGIRLLPEQMPCGVCCSSGMIGHSLSLGRADAVAVVASSTALADAAATRLGNEVGRDKKSIQHALEVAGEINGLTGVVIVSGEHLGAWGDVELIRL, encoded by the coding sequence ATGGCTGCTGCAAAAAACAAATCACCGCTTTCTTATCAGGAGCGGACATATCGTGCGATAGAAAATTCAGGCCTTGTTTCCTCCATCGTTAAGATCGCTGAAACCGATCTGCATATCCTGGCCTCACAACCGGTGGAGGACCAAGCCCTGCTGGCAGTCTCCGGGGTGCGTGGCATCATCGAAGGGTATATCAAATCCCACCCGGCATTTCTTCAAAGCCTTGAGCCGCTCCCGATGGACAAGCGGGCAGCAGGGGTTATTCAGGAGATGCTGGACGCTGGAGCGGCAACCGGAGTCGGCCCCATGGCAGCAGTTGCTGGCATTGTTGCTGAACAGGTTGGCAAGAGCTTGCTTGCTCAAGGTCTTGCAGAGGTCATTGTCGAGAACGGCGGTGACCTCTTTGTCGCTCGAAGCCAGGAAAGCACGATTGCTGTCTATGCCGGTGAGTCGCCGCTGAGCGGTAAACTGGGCATCCGTCTCCTGCCCGAGCAGATGCCCTGCGGGGTGTGTTGCTCCTCCGGTATGATCGGTCATTCTCTCAGTCTCGGGCGTGCCGACGCGGTTGCTGTTGTGGCTTCTTCCACCGCCTTGGCCGATGCCGCTGCCACTCGCTTGGGCAATGAGGTGGGCAGGGATAAAAAAAGCATTCAGCATGCCTTGGAGGTTGCCGGAGAAATTAACGGGCTTACCGGTGTCGTTATTGTCTCCGGCGAACATCTTGGGGCTTGGGGGGATGTTGAGTTGATTCGGCTTTGA
- a CDS encoding TIGR04282 family arsenosugar biosynthesis glycosyltransferase, producing the protein MNDNRSLDQQSVIVLFTRYPQAGKVKTRLIKHLGPQGAADLHSRMTKKVITQLQPVLTGGFVQLQVYYCGGSNQEIKTWLGKNSKDIQLARQQGHGLGERMQDAFEQTWQQGTEKVLLIGSDCPGINPAIITSGLEYLQQHDLVLGPASDGGYYLIGLSGRLAKQEHNYARLFQNIDWGTDQVLQQTLNQARKTNLSFALLPELHDIDRPEDLVHLNYYTDPE; encoded by the coding sequence TTGAACGACAACCGAAGTCTAGACCAACAGTCAGTCATCGTCCTTTTTACCCGCTATCCGCAAGCAGGAAAAGTAAAAACCCGACTGATCAAACACCTCGGCCCGCAAGGAGCAGCTGATCTCCATAGTCGGATGACCAAAAAAGTCATCACTCAGCTCCAACCGGTACTGACAGGGGGCTTTGTTCAATTACAGGTATATTACTGCGGCGGCTCAAACCAGGAAATAAAAACGTGGCTGGGCAAGAACAGTAAAGACATTCAGCTGGCTCGACAACAGGGGCATGGCCTGGGTGAACGGATGCAAGATGCCTTTGAGCAAACATGGCAGCAGGGAACAGAGAAGGTTCTGCTTATTGGTTCTGACTGTCCTGGGATCAATCCGGCCATCATCACCAGTGGCCTGGAGTATCTTCAGCAGCACGACCTGGTTCTCGGACCGGCAAGCGATGGCGGGTATTACCTGATCGGCCTCTCTGGCCGTCTTGCAAAACAAGAACACAACTATGCCCGCCTCTTCCAGAATATTGACTGGGGCACCGATCAAGTACTCCAACAAACGCTTAATCAGGCCCGGAAAACTAACCTCTCTTTTGCCCTACTTCCTGAACTTCACGATATTGACCGCCCAGAAGACCTTGTCCATCTCAATTATTATACCGACCCTGAATGA
- a CDS encoding TIGR04283 family arsenosugar biosynthesis glycosyltransferase has protein sequence MSISIIIPTLNEEQHIGACLDRLLSQTRSRDGLLDELPEIIVIDGGSTDQTVQEALARRARVITSEPGRGQQQHRGAEAASGEVLLFLHCDTALPETFFEDIHCTLRGKSVAAGAFRLRINGEGIGFRLIEAGIHLRSNFFNLPYGDQSLFMRRETYFTTKGFPQQPIMEDVALVHRLKKLGRIAITQAHVTTSARRWQQHGLVKTTLINQFMLLGRAVGISPQQLARFYYAKRK, from the coding sequence TTGTCCATCTCAATTATTATACCGACCCTGAATGAAGAGCAACATATCGGGGCCTGCCTTGATCGACTTTTGTCGCAAACAAGAAGCCGCGATGGCCTGCTTGACGAGCTGCCGGAAATCATAGTTATTGATGGCGGCAGTACAGACCAAACCGTCCAGGAGGCCCTAGCAAGAAGAGCGAGGGTTATCACATCTGAACCGGGTCGAGGCCAACAGCAGCATCGCGGTGCCGAAGCAGCATCAGGAGAAGTCCTCCTTTTTTTGCATTGCGACACTGCCCTGCCGGAGACATTTTTCGAGGATATCCATTGCACCCTGCGCGGAAAAAGCGTTGCTGCTGGGGCCTTCAGGCTGAGGATTAATGGGGAAGGGATAGGATTTCGCCTTATAGAGGCCGGAATCCATCTCCGATCAAATTTTTTTAACCTTCCCTATGGCGATCAGTCCCTGTTTATGCGTCGAGAAACCTATTTTACTACCAAGGGGTTTCCACAGCAACCTATCATGGAAGATGTGGCTCTGGTACATCGTTTGAAAAAACTAGGCCGGATAGCCATTACCCAGGCCCATGTTACGACCTCGGCCAGACGCTGGCAGCAACACGGTCTGGTGAAAACAACCCTGATTAATCAGTTCATGCTCCTTGGTCGGGCAGTGGGCATCTCTCCGCAACAACTGGCACGCTTTTACTACGCAAAAAGGAAATAA
- a CDS encoding sugar phosphate nucleotidyltransferase codes for MQAMLLAAGFGTRLRPYTLVRPKPLFPICNIPLLHILLDKLVALGCERIVVNCHYLPEQIKGAVADRPEVILQHETEVLGTGGGLRKALEHFQDGPVLVVNGDIFHDIDLSGLVNAHAAGGDDVTMALHDFPRFNSVLVQQERVRDFLSSKEVISKIKKEGADEQSVLAFTGIHIVNRDVLREIPPGYFFHIIDLYRELAKARKIGLARIDGSFWQDMGTPDDYLDLHRHLLSSRTPSWHIHESAIIGQDVQFNDWGTIGPGAVIGDGAQLARCVIWQGAQIAAGAELADKIIVPAPI; via the coding sequence ATGCAGGCAATGCTCCTGGCTGCCGGATTCGGCACCCGTTTACGTCCATATACCCTTGTTCGTCCCAAGCCGCTCTTTCCGATCTGCAATATCCCTCTGCTCCATATCCTCCTGGACAAACTGGTTGCCCTGGGTTGTGAACGCATCGTGGTCAATTGCCATTATCTCCCTGAACAGATTAAGGGGGCTGTTGCAGACAGACCCGAAGTCATCCTCCAGCACGAAACAGAGGTGCTGGGCACTGGTGGCGGGCTGCGTAAGGCTCTGGAGCATTTCCAGGATGGGCCTGTTCTGGTGGTGAACGGAGATATCTTCCATGATATTGATCTGTCCGGCCTCGTGAATGCACATGCTGCTGGTGGAGATGACGTCACAATGGCACTCCACGATTTTCCTCGCTTCAATTCCGTCCTCGTGCAACAAGAACGGGTCCGGGATTTCTTGTCGAGCAAAGAAGTTATCAGTAAAATCAAGAAAGAAGGGGCCGACGAACAAAGCGTCTTGGCTTTTACCGGCATTCATATTGTGAACAGAGATGTCCTGCGAGAAATTCCACCAGGATATTTTTTTCATATTATTGATCTGTACAGAGAATTGGCCAAGGCAAGAAAAATAGGGCTCGCAAGGATTGATGGTAGCTTCTGGCAAGACATGGGGACACCGGATGACTATCTGGATCTCCACCGGCACCTACTCTCCTCGCGGACACCATCTTGGCATATCCACGAAAGCGCAATTATCGGACAAGATGTGCAGTTCAACGACTGGGGGACTATCGGACCGGGGGCTGTGATCGGTGACGGGGCGCAACTTGCTCGTTGCGTAATCTGGCAAGGTGCTCAAATCGCTGCGGGTGCGGAGCTGGCAGACAAAATAATCGTTCCTGCTCCAATCTGA
- a CDS encoding DUF1844 domain-containing protein, translating into MSDQEKDCECPEGRVKNRAGECVMPAVSFISLILSLNTTALFHLGELPHPETGQKSMDLELVRNSIDTLVMLEEKTKGNLEKDEQELLDRVLYELKMRFIKAKEGRSQE; encoded by the coding sequence ATGAGTGACCAAGAAAAAGATTGCGAATGTCCTGAAGGAAGGGTGAAAAACAGGGCCGGGGAATGCGTGATGCCTGCGGTTTCCTTTATCTCCTTGATTCTTTCCCTGAATACCACAGCCCTGTTTCATCTCGGTGAGTTGCCTCATCCTGAGACAGGGCAGAAGAGCATGGATCTTGAGCTTGTCCGGAACAGTATTGACACCTTGGTGATGCTGGAAGAAAAGACCAAGGGCAATTTGGAAAAGGATGAGCAGGAGTTGTTGGACAGGGTTCTTTATGAACTGAAAATGCGGTTTATTAAGGCTAAGGAAGGACGGAGTCAGGAATAA